The Mesorhizobium sp. B2-8-5 genome segment CGCTCAGGCTCGATACGTTCATCGCCCATGCCCAGCGCGCCGACGCAAGCGGCAATGTCGAGATCATCGGGCCGCGGGCGCTGGACTTCGCCATGGCGGGCGCGGCGCGCCAGGTGCTGGTCACGGTCGAGGAGATCGTCCCGGTCGGAGCGCTGCGGCGGGACGGCCGCCAGAGCGTGCTTACCCGCAATCAAGTTTCGGCGATAGCGCTGGTCCCGGGCGGGGCCTATCCGGCCTCGTGCCTGCCATTCTACGTCACCGACTATCAGGCCTTGTCGGAGGCGTTCGCGGCGAAGGACGCAGCTTTGTCGGACAAGCTCGGCCTGCCTGCTGACGGCCTGCCGGAGCGGCTTCAAAAAGCGGCCAAGGTCACCGCCGAAACGGTCCTCGCGATGCCGGTGCCGGCACAGGGGAGCGGGAAGGCAACCGTCGACGAGATCATTGCCGCCCGCATCGCCGCCGAGCTCGACAATGAGAGCTTCGCCAGCGCCGGGGCGGTATCGCCGCTCGCCAACGTCGCCTACCGGCTGGCCAAGGCGACGCACGCGCCGGACATGATCATCGCGACGATGAGCTGCGGCCACCTCGACATCGCGCCGAGCCCGATGGTGCTGTCGCTGATCGAAAGCCTCGATTGCGAGACAGCCGTGGCGCATGCCGGCGGCGACGACACCTATTCGACCTATTACCAGGCGGGCGCCGTGACGCATGAGATCGTCGGCGCGGCGCAGGTCGACCGGCACGGCCGCGTCAACACCATCGCGCTCAGCAAGCCGAGCGGCGGCCTCATCCGGCTGCCAGGGCAAGGCGGCATGGCTGACGTCGCCAACATGCATCGCGACTACCTGCTTTACGTCCCGCGTCATTCGGTCCAGTCGCTGGTGGACGCGGTCGAGATCGCAAGTTCCGCCCGCGGACTGCTGACGCCGGCCGAACGCGAGCCGATGGGCTATCGGACAGGCAAGTCGCTGGTTTTCACCGATCTCTGCATCTTCCGGCTCGACCAGACATCGCGGGTATTGACCGTCGTCGAAACCATGCCAGGCGTTACCCAGCAGCAGATCCGTGAAGCCACCGGGTTCGAAGTGACATTCGATGCCGATTGCCGCGAGGTGCCGGTGCCCTCCAGCGATACGCTCGCCGTATTGCGAAACCGCATCGACCCGCTTGGCCTGCGACGTCTCGAATTCGTCAGCGCCAAGGAGCGCGGCGCGCTCATCGCCGAAATCCTCGCGGCCGACCGCGCCATGGTCGAGCGCTGCATCGCCGCGCAAAGCTCGCCTGCCGCAAGCTGAGGAGCGTTCCATGGCAAAGCCGTTGCTCGATATGTCGGCCGCCCGTGTCTTCTTCGACGGCATCTTCAGCAATCCGCGTGTCGCGCATCCGGAGGGCGTGGCTGTCCATCGCGACGGATCGATCTGGTGCGGCACCGAGACTGGCGACCTCCTGAGGCTTGCCGCCGATGGCGGTTCGGTCGAGCGCATGGGCGGCACCGACGGCTTCCTTCTCGGCATTGCCTTCGACAGCGCCGGCAATTGTTTTGCCTGCGATCTCAAGCATGCTGTGATCTTCCGCTGGGATGCCGCGACGGGCGATATGGAGCGCTTCGCTTCGTCCGGCATCCGCGTGCCGAACTATCCGGTCATCGACGAGGCGCGAGGCTGGCTCTACGTGTCTGACAGTGTGGGCGAGGATAAACGTTCGGGCATCTTTCGCTACGATCTCCGGACGGGTGAGGGCGGCCTGTGGTGCCGGGAAGCGATGTCCTTCGCCAACGGCATGGCCATGGCGCCGGACGCCAACGGGCTCTATGTGGTTGAGAGCGATGCGCCCTGCATCAGTTATGTGCCGATCCTCACCGATGGTACGGCGGGACGCCGGCAGGTCGTCGTCGAAGACGTGCGCAATGTTCCCGACGGGCTCGCCTTCGCTTCCGACGGCTCACTGCTCATTTCATGCTACGAGCCGAGCCGCATCTATCGCTGGCGAAAGGACAGCGATCTCGAAGTGCTGATCGAGGATCCGTCTGCGACGACGCTGGCGCATCCCACCAACATCGCCTTCAAGGGCGACAAGCTCTACACCGCAAACCTTGGCCGCTGGCACATCACCGAGATCGATCTGGCCGGGATTCCGAGCTTGAGCGGCGCCTAATCGGCAAGAGACACAAGGCGATACCGCCAAGGGCCAAGGTATCCTTCGGGCCGTTATCGGTGGGCAGGCTCGGCGCGCGTGTCAGGTCGGGTTGCGGCGCCGATCCGCCGGAAAATGAAGCTTTCATTTCCCTTGGGCGCTGCCTCCGCCTGCGCAGCGTCGGTCAGTATCGCCATTCGATTGTGGATCGGCGACTTGACGCAGGCCGGATCCGTTGCGGTGGCATCGCCGGCAATCGCCATCGCCTGGCATCTGCACCCACCCCAATCGACCTCGCGCCGTTCGCAGCTTCGGCAAGGTTCCTGCATCCATTCGGTGCCGCGGAAGGCGTTGAATGCCTCTGAATCGGTCCAGATTTCGGCGAGCCTGCGTTCTCCGAAGCGCTCGAAGCGGAGCGAGGGAATCGTCTGCGCGGCATGGCACGGCAACACGGTGCCGTCGGGAGCCACCATGAACGCGTCGCGCGCCCAGCCGCCCATGCATGGCTTGGGATAGATGGCAAAATAATCCGGCGTGACGAAGTCGATGTCCATGATGCCGGCGAGCCTTTCGCGCGCCGCCGCGACGATGTCCGCCTGGCGGTTGACCGCTGCCAGGTCGGGCATCAGCCTGTCGCGGTTGGCGAGCGCCCAACCGGCATACTGGACGTTCGCGATCTCGAGCCGCTCGGCATCCAAGGAGAGGGCGAGATCGATGAATTCCGGCACTTCCTCGATGTTGTGCCGGTGGACCGGCGCATTGATGGTGAGGGGCAGCCCGGCCGCGCGGGCGCGGTGCGCCGTCTCCAGCTTCTTCTCATGGCTGCCCTGGTGATTGCCGATACGGTCGGTGGTCACTGGTCGGGCGCCCTGGAAGCTGAGTTGCAGGTGGTCGAGACCGGCTTCGGCAAAGGCCTCGATACGGCCCTCGGCGATGCCGATGCCGGCGGTGATGAGATTGGTGTAGACGCCGCGCGCCGAAAGCCCGGCGATCAATTGCTCGAGGTCGCGGCGCAGGGTCGGCTCGCCGCCGGAAAGATGCACCTGCAGCACGCCGAGATCGGCGGCCTGCGAGAAGAGATCGAGCCAGGTCTGCGTGTCGAGTTCGCGATTGGCCTTCAGCAATTCGAGCGGATTGGAGCAATAGGGGCACTGCAGCGGGCAGCGATGCGTCAGTTCCGCCAGCATGCCGATCGGAGGCAGAATGGGCTCGCTCATAGCTTCACCAAAAGCTTGTCCGACCATTCCTGCAGGAAGGCGATGACGTCGGCCGCCACGTCCTCCGGGCCTGCGTCATAATCGGCCGCAAGACCGGCGATGATGCTGTCGACGGTGGACTGGCCGTCGCAGCGGCGCAGTATGTCGAGGCTGATCTCGTTCGGCCAGAATACCTTCTCCGGCGAAAGCACGGCGAAGGCCTGCCGCACGGGATCGTACTGGATGCGCACATGCTTGGGCAGCGATGGCGCCGACCGCAACGACACAATGGCTCTTTCGCGCAGCGCCATCATTGGGCCGCCTCCGGGCGGAAGGCGCCGGGCGGTATGTTTCCCGGCGCGCCGTAGGCATGCTGGAGAGCATCGAGCATGGCCCAGAGTATATCGCATTTGAACACCAGCGCATCGATCGCCTGCTGCTGGCGTTCGGGCGTGTCGGCGTGGGCCATCACGTAGGCGAGGGCGAAGTCTGCGTCGCGCGATGCCTGTTCGGGCCGCCGGCTGAAATAGGCCAGCGTATCCTCGGTGATGTAATCGTATTTCGCCAGCATCGCCGGCACCCGCTCGCCGATGATGCGCGGCGAGAACATCTCGGTCAGCGACGACGCGACCGCCTCGAGCAGCGTCCGGTTCGTGCAGAACGACAGGTAGGCGCCGACGGCGAAGCGGGTCGCCGGCAGCGCCAGCCTTTCGCTTTTGACCGCTTCGCCATCGAGCCCGAGCGAGGTCGCCAGATGCAGCCAGCGCGCGATGCCGCCGCTCCAGCCGTCCTCGCCGTCATGGTCCTCGATGCGTTTGCGCCAGGCGGCGCGAAACGCCGGATCCTCGGCATGTGCCAGGATCATGGCGTCCTTGCGCGGAATGACCGCCTGGTAGCAATATCGGTTCAGCGCCCAGGCCTGCATTTCGGCTTTCGACAGCGCGCCGCCGGTCATTCTGTGATGGAAAGGATGGCGGTTGTGATAGCGCTCGTCACCGACCTGCCGCAGCACAGCCTCGAGCTCGCTCTTGGACAGGCCACCTCTGGCCGCGTCGCGGAAATCGCTCAAAATTCCATCTCCATTCCATCGCTGGCGATTTCCCAGCCAGCCGCCCTGACCGCCGCGTGTTCGGCGGAATTCTCGTCCAGAACAGGATTGGTGTTGTTGATATGAATGAAGATACGGCGAGCGATCTTCACATCGGCCAGGCCGGCAATCGAACCCGCTTGTCCGGACATTGCGATGTGCCCCATGCGCGCGCCGGTTTTCTGGCCGACACGCGCCGCGATCATCTCGTCGTCCGTGTAGACGGTGCCGTCGAACAGAAGGCAGCCGGCGTTGGCCAGGCGCGCGCGTAGCGCGGCGTCGACGCGCGCGCAGCCCGGAATGTAGAAAACGGCGCCGCTGCCGTCGGCCCCGCTGATACGGACCCCGATCGTGTCGCCCGTGTCGGAGCTGAAGTCGGCATCGGGATCGCCTCCTTGCTCGAGGTAGAGCGCGACCTTCCCGGGCACCGGAAAGCTGCCGACGACAACGCCGGTCGGATGGCCGTCCGCGCCGCGGATCGCCATTTCCTCCGTTGGCGCCAGGAGACGCCGCGGCACGATCACCGGATCGAGGACATTGAAGATCGAATTCGCCTCCAGCGTCGCCAGCACCTGTGCCGTCGCATAGATCGCGAAGGGCTGTCGTTCACGCAGGCTGAGCAGGCCGGCGATATGGTCCACGTCGGCATTGGTCAGCACCACCGCGCGGATAGGCGTCGAGCGCAACGGTGCGTCGGCCGCGGGCTGCAGCTCGGGCGCGTGCGCAATCTGCTGGCGGATGTCGGGCGATGCGTTGAAGAGAACCCAACCCGTCCCGTCCGCCGATGCGGCAATGGATGATTGGGTTCGCGAATGCACGCCGGACATCCCGCTGCGAGCCGCGCGGCTCAGGCGGTGATTGCAGTTCCATTGCGGAAAGCCGCCTCCGGCCGCCGATCCGATGATCTTCACGCGCATGGCAAATGCGTGCTCCGCGGCCAGTCTGGCCGGCTTGTCGGCGTTAGACAGCTTTGTATCCGCGTTGTTTCCCGCTGCAAAGCGTGCGGCGGGGGTGCATGCCCCTGCTGCCAGGGACATGCACCCTTGCGGCCTACTTCCTGGGAGGAATTTCAGCAGGCAGATACCGCGAAATTTCGAAGCCCGCAGCAACCTGGCACATGGTCGGTTTCTTCCAGCTCTTCTTCATCGCATTCTCCTCTTCTGCCAGCCCGAAGGGGCCGGTCATGTCGTTGGCGCCATTGCGGGCGGGTGCAATGGCTCGTCCATCACTTCACAAATGGACAAATGAAACACCGGGTTCTCAAACAACTAAAGAAAACTATCTGCCTCGAAGATCGGTTCCTTCCCTCCATCGCCGTTTTCGCGCCGATCGCGTTCACCCCGGCGCCGCCGTGATCGGGTTGTCATGTTCGTCGATCAGCGGCACGTTGTAGTCGAGCAGGAG includes the following:
- a CDS encoding CoA-transferase, whose product is MSDDDNRGLGWAHGALTVQRLGAVTDRRSVSLVKPNRPRFTDIEGLAAMVRDGDAFGVGGHHFARLPIALLRAIAGSGVKDLRYVSWAGGLPLELLLEAGAVAEIELCFSSLDIFGLPPRFRAAAENGAIPVRDWTALAMIQALRAAQQNLPSMPFQVPQGSDMLARVPGAVARPDPLAGTDTGFVPPLRLDTFIAHAQRADASGNVEIIGPRALDFAMAGAARQVLVTVEEIVPVGALRRDGRQSVLTRNQVSAIALVPGGAYPASCLPFYVTDYQALSEAFAAKDAALSDKLGLPADGLPERLQKAAKVTAETVLAMPVPAQGSGKATVDEIIAARIAAELDNESFASAGAVSPLANVAYRLAKATHAPDMIIATMSCGHLDIAPSPMVLSLIESLDCETAVAHAGGDDTYSTYYQAGAVTHEIVGAAQVDRHGRVNTIALSKPSGGLIRLPGQGGMADVANMHRDYLLYVPRHSVQSLVDAVEIASSARGLLTPAEREPMGYRTGKSLVFTDLCIFRLDQTSRVLTVVETMPGVTQQQIREATGFEVTFDADCREVPVPSSDTLAVLRNRIDPLGLRRLEFVSAKERGALIAEILAADRAMVERCIAAQSSPAAS
- a CDS encoding SMP-30/gluconolactonase/LRE family protein — protein: MAKPLLDMSAARVFFDGIFSNPRVAHPEGVAVHRDGSIWCGTETGDLLRLAADGGSVERMGGTDGFLLGIAFDSAGNCFACDLKHAVIFRWDAATGDMERFASSGIRVPNYPVIDEARGWLYVSDSVGEDKRSGIFRYDLRTGEGGLWCREAMSFANGMAMAPDANGLYVVESDAPCISYVPILTDGTAGRRQVVVEDVRNVPDGLAFASDGSLLISCYEPSRIYRWRKDSDLEVLIEDPSATTLAHPTNIAFKGDKLYTANLGRWHITEIDLAGIPSLSGA
- the pqqE gene encoding pyrroloquinoline quinone biosynthesis protein PqqE, with product MSEPILPPIGMLAELTHRCPLQCPYCSNPLELLKANRELDTQTWLDLFSQAADLGVLQVHLSGGEPTLRRDLEQLIAGLSARGVYTNLITAGIGIAEGRIEAFAEAGLDHLQLSFQGARPVTTDRIGNHQGSHEKKLETAHRARAAGLPLTINAPVHRHNIEEVPEFIDLALSLDAERLEIANVQYAGWALANRDRLMPDLAAVNRQADIVAAARERLAGIMDIDFVTPDYFAIYPKPCMGGWARDAFMVAPDGTVLPCHAAQTIPSLRFERFGERRLAEIWTDSEAFNAFRGTEWMQEPCRSCERREVDWGGCRCQAMAIAGDATATDPACVKSPIHNRMAILTDAAQAEAAPKGNESFIFRRIGAATRPDTRAEPAHR
- the pqqD gene encoding pyrroloquinoline quinone biosynthesis peptide chaperone PqqD; this encodes MMALRERAIVSLRSAPSLPKHVRIQYDPVRQAFAVLSPEKVFWPNEISLDILRRCDGQSTVDSIIAGLAADYDAGPEDVAADVIAFLQEWSDKLLVKL
- the pqqC gene encoding pyrroloquinoline-quinone synthase PqqC; this translates as MSDFRDAARGGLSKSELEAVLRQVGDERYHNRHPFHHRMTGGALSKAEMQAWALNRYCYQAVIPRKDAMILAHAEDPAFRAAWRKRIEDHDGEDGWSGGIARWLHLATSLGLDGEAVKSERLALPATRFAVGAYLSFCTNRTLLEAVASSLTEMFSPRIIGERVPAMLAKYDYITEDTLAYFSRRPEQASRDADFALAYVMAHADTPERQQQAIDALVFKCDILWAMLDALQHAYGAPGNIPPGAFRPEAAQ
- the pqqB gene encoding pyrroloquinoline quinone biosynthesis protein PqqB — protein: MRVKIIGSAAGGGFPQWNCNHRLSRAARSGMSGVHSRTQSSIAASADGTGWVLFNASPDIRQQIAHAPELQPAADAPLRSTPIRAVVLTNADVDHIAGLLSLRERQPFAIYATAQVLATLEANSIFNVLDPVIVPRRLLAPTEEMAIRGADGHPTGVVVGSFPVPGKVALYLEQGGDPDADFSSDTGDTIGVRISGADGSGAVFYIPGCARVDAALRARLANAGCLLFDGTVYTDDEMIAARVGQKTGARMGHIAMSGQAGSIAGLADVKIARRIFIHINNTNPVLDENSAEHAAVRAAGWEIASDGMEMEF